The Thalassomonas actiniarum genome contains the following window.
CTTGCTGACTTCCTGTTGCGGGGTAAACAGCTGCTTGATCGCCTCCATCGCGGCGATCATTTCCGCCGCTTCGGATTTACGCCAGCGGGCAAACTGCTTTAACAGTATTTCATTGCTGATGTTATCCAAACTTGACTGCTCAGCGGCCAATTGCCCGGTGAGGGTTTGCGCCAGTGCGGCGGCATCAAGCAAACCAAGGTTGACCCCCTGCCCGGCCAGCGGATGTATGGTGTGGGCGGCATCGCCGATTAACACCACTTTATCTTTAACAAAGTCCTGTGCCAGGCGCATCATCAGCGGATAACAGCCCAGTTCGCTTTCCAGGTTTACCCGGCCCAACTTGCCGTCGGTGGCCGCGGTAATTTCCTTGCCAAAGGCTGCTTTATCCAGGGCGCGCAATCGCTGTGCTTCCTCAGGCGAAGTCGACCAGACAATCGAACATAGGTTTTGCTGGTATAGTGGCAGGAAAGCCAACGGGCCTGTGGGCAGAAAAACCTGCCAGGCGGTATCCTGATGTCCCTGCTCGCAGCTCACCGTTGCTACCAGGGCATGGTGGTCATAATCGCGAAAGGTGATCGGCATATTGATTTGCTTGCGCACCCAGGAGTTGGCGCCATCGGCCCCCACCAGTAATTTGGCGGTGATCGGCATGCTTGAGCCGAAACTGGCGAAAACTTCACTTTCCCCGACCCCGATGCTGGCAATGGCTTCATCGGTAAAAAAGCTGATGCCTTCATCCATCTGGGCCTTATGCCACAGGGCATTGCGGATCACCTTGTTTTCGATGATCCAGCCAAGCTGATCCGGTTTGCTGCTGCCGCTGACATCAGCAAGGTTAAAATCAAGCTTACCGTATCCGGCCTTATCCCAGATATGCATATGGTGGTAAGGCTGGGATCTTTGCCCGACAATATCATCCCAGACATTTAAGCGGGTAAAAATTTGCTGACTGGCAGCGTTAATGGCGCTGACCCGGGTTTCAGGCTGGTCGGTTAACTCTGTCAGTGCCTGGGTATCGGCAAGGGCGACCGTTAAATCGCTTTGCTTGCGAATTGCCAATGCCAGTGTCAGGCCGACCATGCCGCCACCGACGATAAGTACATCAAATTTTTGCATGCTTATTGCTCTAAACTTTTTGTTGTAAGCCCTTTATTGCCAGCGCTTTATCAGCCAATAAAGGGTTTTATTAATAACCCATGGTCTTTTGCACAAAGGCATTTTTCAGCGGCGACAGATAATTTAATACCTTAAGGCCGATATTGCGCCCCACTACTAACGGCGGCAAGCGATTGGAGAAAAGCGTCACTAAAGAATCGGTTAAAGTGATCACTTGTTGCTGATCCGCCGCCCTTTGCTCCTGGTAGTTGCTTAACAGGGCAAAATTACCGATATCCTGTTTTTGCTCCAGCGCTGCTTTGATCAAGGCCGCCAGTTGCTCAACATCCCGGACCCCAAGGTTAAAGCCCTGTCCGGCTATCGGGTGTATGGTATGTGAAGCATTACCCACCAGCGCCATACGGTGATAGACCTGCTGCTCTGCCTGGATAAGATTAAGGGGATAAACAAAACGTTCACCCGCCTGGGTGATCTGTCCCAAATAGCTGCTAAAGGCATCTTCCAGTGCCCGCTTAAACGCTTGATCATCCAGGCCCTGTATTTCTTCGGCCTGCTGAGGGGTTAGGGTCCATACCAGCGAGCACCGGTTGCCGGATAAAGGCAACATGGCGATAGGCCCGGTTTCGGTAAAACGCTCATAAGCCACGCCCGAATGGGGAATAGCGGTGCTGACATTGGCAATTAACGCCGACTGCCGATAGCTTTGCTGGCGCACCTTGATATTGGCAAACTCCCTACAAGCCGACATGCCGCCGTCACAGCCCAGCAGAAGCTTGGTAGTTAACCCCTGGCCCGAGTTCAGTGCCAGGGTGACCTTATCCGTTTGCCAGTGGATTTTTGCTATGCTGTCGGGACGGTACCAGCAAATATTACTGAAGCTTTCCAGCGATTTAAGCAAGGCCTTGCCGATCAACGCCATTTCCACCACATAACCTAAAGCCGGTACCTGATGATCTTCGGCATACACCCGGGCCTTGCCATAATGGCCGCGATCGGAAATATGAATGGTTTTGATTGCCTCGGCATCTTGTTGCAGATACTGCCAGGCACCCAGCGCTTGTAAATAAGCACTGGTGCCGTGGGACAGGGCCAGCACCCTGTCGTCAAAACTCAGCGATACGTCTTTCACCACGGGATTGGCTTCAACAATGGCAATTGATAAAGGCTGGCCGTTTGCCTGTTTTAACGGGGCTAAACTCAGCGCCATTAGCGCACCGGATAAACCGCCGCCGGAAATCACCACATCGAAATGGTTTAATTCTCCTTCAGCCAGGGCATTCACGGTTAACTCGTCTGTCATGAACTGTCCTTGGCTGAATTAGTGGCTGTGTTGACCGGTAACATCTGCTTCAGCCCCGGTATTTTCAGCCATCAGGGCTTCAATCTCAGCGATGGTTTTCGGGGCATTAACGGTCAGGTTTTCATAGCCGGTTTCTGTCACCAGGATATTATCTTCGATACG
Protein-coding sequences here:
- a CDS encoding FAD-dependent monooxygenase — its product is MQKFDVLIVGGGMVGLTLALAIRKQSDLTVALADTQALTELTDQPETRVSAINAASQQIFTRLNVWDDIVGQRSQPYHHMHIWDKAGYGKLDFNLADVSGSSKPDQLGWIIENKVIRNALWHKAQMDEGISFFTDEAIASIGVGESEVFASFGSSMPITAKLLVGADGANSWVRKQINMPITFRDYDHHALVATVSCEQGHQDTAWQVFLPTGPLAFLPLYQQNLCSIVWSTSPEEAQRLRALDKAAFGKEITAATDGKLGRVNLESELGCYPLMMRLAQDFVKDKVVLIGDAAHTIHPLAGQGVNLGLLDAAALAQTLTGQLAAEQSSLDNISNEILLKQFARWRKSEAAEMIAAMEAIKQLFTPQQEVSKFIRGIGMSLLDNFSPAKKQLIRQALGYKGKLPELAKSVD
- the ubiH gene encoding 2-octaprenyl-6-methoxyphenyl hydroxylase, with the protein product MTDELTVNALAEGELNHFDVVISGGGLSGALMALSLAPLKQANGQPLSIAIVEANPVVKDVSLSFDDRVLALSHGTSAYLQALGAWQYLQQDAEAIKTIHISDRGHYGKARVYAEDHQVPALGYVVEMALIGKALLKSLESFSNICWYRPDSIAKIHWQTDKVTLALNSGQGLTTKLLLGCDGGMSACREFANIKVRQQSYRQSALIANVSTAIPHSGVAYERFTETGPIAMLPLSGNRCSLVWTLTPQQAEEIQGLDDQAFKRALEDAFSSYLGQITQAGERFVYPLNLIQAEQQVYHRMALVGNASHTIHPIAGQGFNLGVRDVEQLAALIKAALEQKQDIGNFALLSNYQEQRAADQQQVITLTDSLVTLFSNRLPPLVVGRNIGLKVLNYLSPLKNAFVQKTMGY